A genomic window from Spiroplasma endosymbiont of Labia minor includes:
- a CDS encoding ABC transporter permease, translating to MNFKQKMWRTSKNIVGFFKSDELKRKASLFKGSVVAILFGFIIAGLLITTQGQNPFQYFYDLFKLTEDHRFKTSTVMWIAVFMISGTAIAVGFKAGLFNIGGTGQALVGFLISLVISQNYYLKHQEYMSNSSAVLFFIIFVLSGAVCGAISGLLKALFNVHEVVSSIMVNWVVWYVLKNVVNANPEKYGANGGSQTTALLPQEYFFINGQQSYLIPILIAIGAMVIIMFVMYFTTLGFKLRAIGHSKTAARYAGYNSVFGITISMIISGSLMGIAGFILYFGLQPSISLQSDTLPTLGFDALAVALVPFNNFLGIVPIAVLWGIIKNNSIGASVLNGNISNQISSVMFGLIIYAAAIATLMMRFSPIKWTQIWIYIKSNFSLRKNIFIYKKNIKTARENILSINYINKFAELKLSTANDQQFNELIKLYKEIIELKLNLKNNKIKLNELQNIFNDKKYKYINDNKQNINSKYKIQILNSSRKLISYVNLSDRLKILIEKYCEYLKIKKENINKQISYSSKMNNEELKENILKLRNDNNDQFNSFKNDYNSFIEFYKTEILKNKLMMKSEICVEFANKKNIGIALYKNYYNIMQNKISHDATKAYDQDILSYRLEKNTLTNEWNEKTIQWKNDLKNAKIKLKIKLRLEKDIYKRNFNSLYGISEYNDNLNKLKFSWLEIVDDFDKQLSILKENYLINKKNESDVNLIKNLIAKYKLNKEESINNLKSIKKSIASKRKTLHFKYKNDKMQVEKKKVDDLIKTYNFNKEKLLKDYSKEANDSFELKAKNINFKKEIINIDSYKKSQNDLKNIYKNKIKLLIDTAINKINKNKKIYRESKPYYSLAISNLKKEFNEQLKIIKANQNDYSIKINDSTILYSDFNVKAKNISNEFFEMKWGKFND from the coding sequence ATGAATTTTAAGCAAAAAATGTGAAGAACATCAAAAAATATTGTTGGCTTTTTTAAATCAGATGAATTAAAAAGAAAAGCATCTTTATTTAAAGGATCAGTTGTCGCTATTTTATTCGGTTTCATAATTGCTGGATTATTAATTACAACACAAGGCCAAAATCCATTTCAATATTTTTATGATTTATTCAAATTGACAGAAGATCACAGATTTAAAACATCTACTGTTATGTGAATTGCTGTCTTTATGATTTCTGGTACTGCAATTGCTGTTGGTTTCAAAGCGGGTTTATTTAATATAGGTGGAACAGGACAAGCATTAGTTGGTTTTTTAATTTCACTTGTGATATCACAAAATTATTATTTAAAACATCAAGAATATATGTCAAATTCATCAGCAGTATTATTTTTTATAATATTTGTTTTGTCTGGTGCAGTTTGTGGAGCAATATCTGGATTATTAAAAGCTCTTTTCAATGTACATGAAGTTGTGTCATCAATTATGGTTAATTGAGTAGTTTGATATGTGTTGAAAAATGTAGTGAATGCAAACCCAGAAAAATATGGGGCAAATGGTGGTTCGCAAACTACTGCTTTATTACCGCAGGAATATTTTTTTATAAATGGACAGCAGTCTTATTTAATTCCAATTTTAATTGCCATTGGTGCAATGGTAATAATTATGTTTGTAATGTATTTCACAACATTAGGATTCAAATTAAGAGCAATAGGTCATTCAAAAACAGCAGCAAGATATGCTGGTTATAATTCGGTTTTTGGTATTACAATTTCTATGATAATTTCTGGTTCTTTAATGGGTATCGCGGGTTTTATTTTATATTTTGGATTGCAACCTTCGATATCATTACAATCTGATACTTTACCAACATTAGGTTTTGATGCTTTAGCTGTTGCTTTAGTTCCATTTAATAATTTTCTTGGAATTGTGCCAATTGCTGTTTTATGAGGAATTATTAAAAATAACTCAATAGGCGCATCAGTTCTAAATGGAAATATTTCAAATCAAATCTCATCTGTTATGTTTGGTTTGATAATTTATGCAGCAGCTATAGCTACATTAATGATGAGATTTAGTCCAATTAAATGAACGCAAATTTGAATCTACATTAAAAGTAATTTTTCATTAAGAAAAAATATTTTCATATATAAAAAAAATATTAAAACTGCAAGAGAAAATATTTTGTCAATTAATTATATAAACAAATTTGCTGAATTAAAATTATCAACAGCAAATGATCAACAATTTAATGAGCTCATTAAATTATATAAAGAAATAATTGAACTCAAATTAAATTTAAAAAATAATAAAATTAAATTAAATGAATTACAAAATATTTTTAATGATAAAAAATATAAATATATAAATGATAATAAGCAGAATATAAATTCAAAATATAAAATTCAAATTTTAAATTCTTCTAGAAAATTAATTTCTTATGTCAACTTATCAGATAGATTGAAAATATTAATTGAAAAATATTGTGAATATTTAAAAATCAAAAAAGAAAATATCAATAAGCAAATTTCATATTCCTCAAAAATGAATAATGAAGAATTAAAAGAAAATATTTTAAAATTAAGAAATGATAATAATGATCAATTCAATAGTTTTAAAAATGATTATAATTCATTCATTGAATTTTACAAAACTGAAATTTTAAAAAATAAATTAATGATGAAATCAGAAATATGTGTAGAATTTGCAAATAAAAAAAATATTGGTATTGCTTTATATAAAAATTATTATAATATTATGCAAAATAAAATTTCACATGATGCAACAAAAGCATATGATCAAGATATTCTATCTTATCGTTTAGAAAAAAATACTTTGACAAATGAATGAAATGAAAAAACCATTCAATGAAAAAACGATTTAAAAAATGCAAAAATAAAATTAAAAATAAAATTACGTTTAGAGAAAGATATTTACAAACGCAATTTCAATTCATTATATGGTATAAGTGAGTATAATGATAATTTGAATAAACTGAAATTTTCTTGATTAGAAATTGTTGATGACTTTGATAAACAATTATCAATTCTAAAAGAAAACTATTTGATTAATAAAAAAAATGAAAGTGATGTTAATTTAATTAAAAATTTGATTGCAAAATATAAATTAAATAAAGAAGAATCAATAAATAATTTAAAATCAATTAAAAAATCAATTGCTTCTAAAAGAAAAACACTGCATTTTAAATATAAAAATGACAAAATGCAAGTAGAGAAAAAAAAAGTTGATGATTTAATTAAAACTTATAATTTCAATAAGGAAAAATTATTGAAGGATTATTCTAAAGAAGCAAATGATAGTTTTGAATTAAAAGCAAAAAATATTAATTTTAAAAAAGAAATTATAAATATAGATAGTTACAAAAAATCACAAAATGATTTAAAAAATATTTATAAAAATAAAATTAAATTATTAATTGATACTGCTATAAATAAAATAAATAAAAATAAAAAAATTTATAGAGAAAGTAAACCATATTATTCATTAGCAATAAGTAATTTGAAAAAAGAATTTAATGAGCAATTAAAAATTATTAAAGCCAATCAAAATGATTATTCAATTAAAATTAATGATTCAACTATTTTGTATTCTGATTTTAATGTGAAGGCAAAAAATATTTCTAATGAATTTTTCGAAATGAAATGAGGTAAATTTAATGATTAG
- a CDS encoding ABC transporter permease, whose translation MISFFIQNFLFVLAILLIASLSGMMSERAGIVNISIEGMMTTGALGFAIISSFSGTNNATQLLGIIIAMICSGLIALLHAYASVTLKADQTIVGTAINLLASGIALFVCTLGAFGDSASYIAGTFKAITFGVNGVMSLYIILAIVLLIIIIVFFNFTKIGMRYAAVGENPNAIDAAGISVIKYRYIALFISGLLAGLAGAIYVVTLSPLAFYGDVRGFGFLALAIMICGQWRPTYIFLVSILFALLFSLATYITNFTDNSWIKNNLILFKILPFIGSLLVMIIFSKRSKMPKADGIPFDKSLR comes from the coding sequence ATGATTAGTTTCTTTATTCAAAATTTTCTGTTCGTTTTAGCAATTTTATTAATAGCTTCATTATCTGGTATGATGTCTGAAAGAGCTGGAATTGTTAATATTTCAATAGAAGGAATGATGACAACTGGAGCGCTGGGATTTGCTATCATTTCATCTTTTAGTGGAACAAACAATGCAACTCAGTTACTTGGTATAATAATAGCCATGATCTGTAGTGGGTTAATTGCTTTATTACATGCATATGCATCTGTTACTTTAAAAGCAGATCAGACTATTGTTGGTACAGCAATTAATTTATTAGCATCGGGAATTGCTTTATTTGTTTGCACACTTGGAGCATTTGGTGATAGCGCATCATATATTGCTGGTACATTTAAAGCGATAACATTTGGTGTTAATGGAGTTATGTCTCTATACATAATCTTGGCTATTGTATTATTAATTATAATAATAGTTTTTTTCAATTTTACAAAAATTGGAATGCGTTATGCCGCAGTTGGAGAAAACCCTAATGCAATAGATGCAGCTGGAATATCTGTTATAAAATATCGTTATATTGCTTTATTTATTTCCGGATTATTAGCAGGATTGGCAGGAGCTATATATGTAGTGACATTATCACCATTAGCTTTTTATGGTGATGTAAGAGGATTTGGTTTTCTGGCCCTGGCAATTATGATTTGTGGACAATGAAGACCAACATACATTTTCCTAGTTTCAATTTTATTTGCATTGTTATTTTCTTTAGCCACTTATATAACTAACTTTACAGATAATTCATGAATTAAAAATAATTTGATATTATTTAAAATATTACCATTTATTGGTTCTTTATTAGTTATGATTATTTTTTCAAAACGAAGTAAAATGCCAAAGGCGGATGGTATTCCGTTTGATAAATCACTTAGATAA
- the deoD gene encoding purine-nucleoside phosphorylase gives MTPHIHAKKNDIAKFVLMPGDPLRAKKIAETFLDNYKLVNDIRNMFMYTGYYNGVKVTIAGSGMGMASISIYSYELFKFYDVDCIIRVGSAGSYTNKLKVYDIVNTKTAFGETNIAKTIAGIDEHEIDSSPQLFDQLNDSAKEMNIKLNNERVHSSDVFYRLTSSLEFAKENNLACVEMEAFALFANAKINNKQAACLLTISDSFVDEVTTTPNERQHNFLDMVKIALNVAEKYNQK, from the coding sequence ATGACACCACACATTCATGCTAAAAAAAATGATATTGCTAAATTTGTACTTATGCCTGGTGATCCATTAAGGGCAAAAAAAATTGCAGAAACATTTTTAGATAATTATAAGTTGGTTAATGATATTAGAAATATGTTTATGTACACTGGATATTATAATGGAGTAAAGGTTACAATTGCTGGTTCTGGTATGGGGATGGCTTCTATTAGCATTTATTCATATGAATTATTTAAATTTTACGATGTAGACTGCATTATACGTGTAGGATCTGCTGGAAGTTATACAAATAAATTAAAAGTTTATGATATTGTTAATACAAAGACAGCTTTTGGTGAAACAAATATCGCAAAAACTATTGCTGGTATTGATGAGCATGAAATTGATTCATCTCCACAGTTATTTGATCAATTAAATGATAGTGCAAAAGAAATGAATATAAAATTAAATAATGAAAGAGTACATTCATCAGATGTTTTTTATAGACTAACAAGTTCATTAGAATTTGCAAAAGAAAATAATTTAGCCTGTGTAGAAATGGAAGCCTTTGCGTTATTTGCAAACGCCAAAATTAATAACAAACAAGCAGCTTGTTTATTAACTATATCTGATTCATTTGTAGACGAAGTAACGACTACACCGAATGAAAGGCAACACAATTTTTTAGATATGGTAAAAATTGCTTTAAATGTTGCAGAAAAATATAATCAAAAATAA
- the tsaD gene encoding tRNA (adenosine(37)-N6)-threonylcarbamoyltransferase complex transferase subunit TsaD, producing the protein MLILAVESSCDEFSVSILKNGKIISNIISSQIEEHAKFGGVIPELAARLHLENFPHVLKTVFKNTNLSLNEIDYVAYTHEPGLMGSLLIGRLVAKTIAMYINKPLLQVNHILGHIYGSNINNEFVYPVLALVISGGHTHLQLLNSPLETKIIGETQDDAIGECYDKVARLLNLSYPGGPKLDRLAAMGDRNIYKLPSPKLIDHDLNFSYSGLKTAANNLINNAKQKQEKINIENFAASFQYAAIKPLFMKLKIAINKFNPKTVTIAGGVAANSEIRKQLFELKNDYNKLNIIMPDLEYCTDNAAMIAKYAEQLILLRDKNIDI; encoded by the coding sequence ATGCTAATATTAGCTGTTGAATCCAGTTGCGATGAATTTTCAGTTTCAATTTTAAAAAACGGAAAAATAATTAGTAATATAATTTCATCTCAAATAGAAGAACATGCAAAATTTGGAGGTGTAATTCCTGAATTGGCTGCAAGATTGCATTTGGAAAATTTTCCACACGTTTTAAAAACTGTTTTTAAAAACACAAATTTGTCTTTAAATGAAATTGATTATGTAGCCTATACACATGAACCAGGATTAATGGGGTCATTATTAATTGGTAGATTGGTTGCAAAAACTATTGCAATGTACATTAATAAACCTTTGCTTCAAGTAAATCATATTCTTGGTCATATTTATGGTTCAAATATAAACAATGAATTTGTTTATCCAGTTTTAGCTCTAGTTATATCTGGTGGACATACACATTTACAATTATTAAATTCGCCATTGGAAACTAAAATTATCGGCGAAACACAAGATGATGCTATTGGAGAATGTTATGATAAGGTAGCCAGATTATTGAATTTATCTTATCCAGGTGGTCCAAAACTAGATAGATTAGCAGCGATGGGCGATCGCAATATTTACAAATTGCCATCACCAAAATTGATAGATCATGATTTAAATTTTTCTTATAGTGGTCTCAAGACTGCCGCAAATAATTTAATTAATAATGCTAAACAAAAACAAGAAAAAATTAATATAGAAAATTTTGCTGCTAGTTTTCAATATGCGGCAATTAAACCATTATTTATGAAATTAAAAATTGCCATTAATAAATTTAATCCTAAAACAGTTACTATTGCGGGTGGTGTTGCTGCAAATTCTGAAATCAGAAAACAATTATTTGAATTAAAAAATGATTATAATAAATTGAATATAATAATGCCGGATTTGGAATATTGTACGGATAATGCAGCAATGATTGCTAAATATGCAGAACAATTAATTTTATTAAGAGATAAAAATATAGATATTTAA
- a CDS encoding type I phosphomannose isomerase catalytic subunit codes for MKILKIKPYFAERIWGGQKLAEMGFEIPKDKLIGEAWIISAHENGMGYISSNDEFNNISLKELFEKHRNLFGNYKGEYPLLVKILTPKDYLSVQVHPNDEYALKHHNSLGKPESWYVIEAPNNSKLVYGHNAKTKDELISMVENNEWDKLLKKVDVENNDFLYVPPGKVHAIYPDVVVYELQRSSDITYRFYDYDRVDAKTGKGRELHIQESIDNTKIPDSDNFHFHNVNKNIFSSDYFSLYKLNAQEENIFNCPEKTSWLQITVLNGEGNINGIAFKKMESAITIDVVETLNVSGNLQLLISWIRN; via the coding sequence ATGAAAATTTTAAAAATTAAACCATATTTCGCTGAAAGGATTTGAGGTGGACAAAAACTTGCTGAAATGGGATTTGAAATCCCAAAAGATAAATTAATTGGTGAAGCGTGAATAATTTCCGCTCATGAAAACGGAATGGGCTACATTTCATCAAATGATGAATTTAATAATATTTCGTTAAAAGAATTATTTGAAAAACATCGAAATTTGTTTGGAAACTATAAAGGAGAATATCCACTTCTAGTTAAGATATTAACGCCAAAAGATTATTTATCAGTTCAAGTTCATCCAAATGATGAATATGCATTAAAACATCATAATTCACTAGGAAAGCCAGAATCATGATATGTAATAGAAGCACCAAATAATTCTAAATTAGTTTATGGTCATAATGCTAAAACTAAAGATGAATTAATTTCTATGGTTGAAAATAATGAATGAGATAAATTATTGAAAAAAGTAGATGTTGAAAACAATGATTTTTTATATGTTCCACCAGGAAAAGTTCACGCCATTTACCCAGATGTTGTAGTTTATGAGTTGCAAAGATCATCTGATATTACTTATCGTTTTTATGATTATGATAGAGTTGATGCTAAAACAGGTAAAGGTCGTGAATTGCACATTCAAGAATCAATAGATAATACAAAAATTCCAGATTCAGATAATTTTCATTTTCATAATGTCAATAAAAATATATTTAGTTCAGATTATTTTAGTTTATATAAATTAAATGCTCAAGAAGAAAATATTTTTAACTGCCCAGAAAAAACAAGTTGATTGCAAATTACTGTCCTGAATGGTGAAGGAAATATTAATGGAATTGCTTTTAAAAAAATGGAATCTGCAATTACCATTGATGTTGTTGAAACATTAAATGTTTCTGGTAATTTACAATTATTAATATCTTGAATTAGAAATTAA
- a CDS encoding HAD-IIB family hydrolase has product MKQITTIITDLDGTILENGDWANLNDKKILLDAQQKGYNVTIATGQGWITAKKVAEEIQIDKNLNWMICNNGGYITTVNPYNPQAIQFIDSYSVTEAFSLSLKLNLCLFMFTQSIESVLWNGIECPSKTIKAKEWWTLHNFQEINVDQINDNKIIQLMFFVNYELESEFNNSLNFLNNAIKSPSYIEDVPVYEFNSKTATKGLGIENLAKILNINKNSILVFGDADNDIDMFKKISNSVAVDNAVESIKQIAKYKTDSNKNGGVGNFICKNLLGE; this is encoded by the coding sequence ATGAAACAAATTACGACTATTATTACAGATTTGGATGGAACCATTTTGGAAAATGGAGATTGAGCAAATTTAAATGATAAAAAGATTCTGCTTGATGCGCAACAAAAAGGTTATAATGTCACCATTGCAACTGGACAAGGATGAATAACTGCAAAAAAAGTAGCAGAAGAAATACAAATTGATAAAAATCTAAATTGAATGATATGTAATAATGGTGGTTATATTACGACTGTCAATCCCTATAATCCTCAAGCAATACAATTTATTGACTCATATTCAGTCACTGAAGCATTTAGTTTATCATTAAAATTGAATTTATGTTTGTTTATGTTTACACAAAGCATTGAAAGTGTACTATGAAACGGTATAGAATGTCCGTCAAAAACAATTAAAGCTAAAGAATGATGAACTTTACATAATTTTCAAGAAATAAACGTTGATCAAATTAATGACAACAAAATAATACAATTAATGTTTTTTGTAAATTACGAATTAGAAAGTGAGTTTAATAATAGTTTGAATTTTTTAAACAATGCTATAAAAAGTCCATCATATATAGAAGATGTGCCTGTTTATGAATTCAATTCAAAAACCGCCACAAAGGGTTTAGGTATTGAAAATTTAGCAAAAATTTTAAATATAAATAAAAATTCAATATTAGTTTTTGGTGATGCAGATAATGATATAGATATGTTCAAGAAAATTTCTAATTCTGTCGCTGTAGATAACGCCGTTGAAAGTATAAAGCAAATTGCAAAATATAAAACAGATTCAAATAAAAACGGTGGCGTTGGTAATTTTATTTGTAAAAATTTATTAGGAGAATAA
- the asnS gene encoding asparagine--tRNA ligase, with the protein MDVKQIYKDYEELKNQNISITGRVRSNRVGKAVSFITLNDGTSINDLQIVYKETISNFESAKLARVSSIVEITGQIIVTPDKPQPFEIAASNIVLLDQAVEDYPLQKKEHSLEFLREIAQLRARTKTFSAIFRIRSAAAFAIHSFFQKRNFVYVNTPIITSNDAEGAGEIFAVVTENNEHKLTSDFFDKKANLTVSGQLNGEAFAQAFRKIYTFGPTFRAENSNTSKHAAEFWMIEPEVAFADLDEIILLIKDMLKFIMSYLLDNYIDEINFLTEQNNKELLSRLKSIVDTDFATITYSDAVGLLQNAIKNGHNFEDNDITFGTDLKTEHERYLCEEILKQPVFVTNYPGDIKAFYMKQNSDGKTVAAVDMLVPGIGELIGGSQREDDYQKLMERSKKFNINTNDLEWYLELRKFGYYKSSGFGLGFERLVMYLTGTQNIRDVIPYPRTPKNLLF; encoded by the coding sequence TTAGATGTAAAACAAATTTATAAAGATTACGAAGAATTGAAAAATCAAAATATTTCAATTACTGGTCGTGTGAGATCTAATAGAGTAGGGAAAGCGGTATCATTTATAACATTAAATGATGGCACTTCAATAAACGATTTGCAAATTGTTTATAAAGAAACAATTTCAAATTTTGAAAGTGCAAAATTAGCTAGAGTATCATCAATAGTTGAAATAACGGGACAAATAATAGTTACACCAGATAAACCACAACCATTTGAAATAGCTGCAAGTAATATTGTTTTATTAGATCAAGCCGTTGAAGATTATCCATTGCAAAAAAAAGAACATTCATTAGAATTTTTGAGAGAAATAGCGCAATTAAGAGCAAGAACAAAAACATTTTCAGCTATTTTCAGAATAAGATCTGCTGCTGCATTTGCAATTCATAGTTTTTTTCAAAAAAGAAATTTTGTGTATGTTAATACACCAATAATAACAAGCAATGATGCGGAAGGAGCAGGTGAAATATTTGCTGTAGTGACTGAAAATAATGAACATAAGTTAACTAGTGATTTTTTTGATAAAAAAGCAAATTTAACTGTTTCTGGCCAATTGAATGGCGAGGCATTTGCACAAGCTTTTAGAAAAATTTATACATTTGGACCCACTTTTAGAGCGGAAAATTCAAATACATCAAAACATGCAGCTGAATTTTGAATGATAGAACCAGAAGTGGCGTTTGCTGATCTTGATGAAATAATTTTATTAATAAAGGATATGCTTAAATTTATTATGTCATATTTATTAGACAATTATATTGATGAGATAAATTTCTTAACAGAACAAAATAACAAAGAATTATTATCAAGATTAAAATCAATAGTAGATACAGATTTTGCAACAATAACTTATTCTGATGCTGTTGGTTTGTTACAAAACGCTATTAAAAATGGTCATAATTTTGAAGACAATGATATTACATTTGGTACAGATCTGAAAACAGAACATGAAAGATATTTATGTGAAGAAATATTAAAACAACCTGTTTTTGTAACTAATTACCCGGGAGACATTAAGGCGTTTTATATGAAACAAAATAGTGATGGTAAAACAGTTGCCGCAGTTGACATGTTAGTACCAGGAATAGGTGAATTAATTGGTGGATCACAGCGTGAGGATGATTATCAAAAGTTGATGGAACGGTCAAAAAAATTCAATATAAATACTAACGATTTGGAATGATACTTAGAATTAAGAAAATTTGGTTATTATAAGTCTTCTGGTTTTGGTTTAGGCTTTGAAAGATTAGTGATGTATTTAACTGGAACGCAAAACATTAGAGATGTAATACCATATCCAAGAACTCCAAAAAATTTATTATTTTAA
- a CDS encoding MurR/RpiR family transcriptional regulator, giving the protein MDLSILSKLSLIEDNLTKKERRVVEYIVNNGDQVMHMRIEELARATDIGYSPIYSLIKKIGFNGYREFIISFTAERVQIKNNESERNNDNNLLEQYNSLIARNLKLINSKENEELVHMIIEAKNIYICAFGDTSLVAQELSNRLRKTGLTAFSVKSDADEMLSMASSLTKDDLWLVYSMSGTTKIIINATKIAKERGAKIYVATSKENSELLEFADKSRLVITTATYEQSRILLSTIIPLILLNDQIIATLINRSKKYEENAQKVSNLVIKYN; this is encoded by the coding sequence ATGGATCTTTCAATCTTATCAAAATTATCATTAATAGAAGATAATTTAACTAAAAAAGAACGCCGTGTAGTTGAATATATAGTAAACAATGGCGATCAAGTAATGCATATGCGTATTGAAGAATTAGCTAGGGCTACTGATATTGGATATTCACCAATTTATTCCCTAATTAAAAAAATTGGATTTAATGGATATAGAGAATTTATTATTTCTTTTACAGCTGAGCGAGTTCAAATAAAAAATAATGAATCAGAACGTAATAATGATAATAATCTCTTGGAACAATATAATTCATTAATAGCAAGAAATTTAAAATTAATTAATTCAAAAGAAAATGAAGAATTAGTTCACATGATAATTGAAGCTAAAAATATTTATATTTGTGCATTTGGTGACACTTCACTAGTAGCGCAAGAATTATCAAATAGATTAAGAAAAACAGGTTTAACTGCTTTTTCTGTTAAATCAGATGCAGATGAAATGTTATCAATGGCATCATCATTAACAAAAGATGATTTATGATTAGTTTATTCGATGTCTGGAACAACTAAAATAATTATCAATGCGACAAAAATTGCCAAAGAACGTGGAGCAAAAATATATGTTGCAACTTCAAAAGAAAATTCTGAATTATTAGAATTTGCAGATAAATCAAGACTTGTAATCACAACTGCAACTTATGAACAATCAAGAATTTTATTATCGACAATTATTCCATTGATATTGCTAAATGATCAAATCATTGCAACTTTAATTAATCGATCAAAAAAATATGAAGAAAATGCTCAAAAAGTTTCAAATTTAGTTATTAAATATAACTAA
- a CDS encoding MupG family TIM beta-alpha barrel fold protein — MRKIGISIYPEQSGIEKNIEYLNKTAKLGYDVLFTSWVHMDEQTFKNSLPIYKQVLKKAHDLNFYIIMDVNESVFKYLNIEYTDYKIFDDYKINCLRLDCPLLPETIAMSSYNSFNIDIQLNMSNNDSLINCVFDYQPIFDRIQGAHNFYPLKNSALPLDFFFDSSQRFKDFALNTMAFVGSHVGDESSARGNRECVTLEIQRNMTINTQAKILFATNLIDWVVIGNAFASDEELTKLAQVSKHFISIDIPESTKITTEEENLLLEMLHFRRGDISSVFIRSTQGREKFKEVKMPAHNTKKEYKIGDVAILNDLAGHYKNEVHIFLQDYIDEKGEYNFIFNLEEQIYLLDFILPWSKFRFRK; from the coding sequence ATGAGAAAAATTGGAATTTCAATATATCCAGAACAATCTGGTATTGAAAAAAATATTGAATATTTGAATAAAACTGCAAAATTAGGGTATGACGTGTTATTTACATCATGAGTGCATATGGATGAACAAACATTTAAAAATTCATTACCCATCTATAAACAAGTTTTAAAAAAAGCGCATGATTTAAATTTCTACATAATTATGGATGTTAATGAATCTGTTTTTAAATATTTGAATATAGAATATACAGATTATAAAATATTTGATGATTATAAAATTAATTGCTTAAGATTGGATTGTCCATTATTGCCAGAAACTATTGCAATGTCTTCTTATAATTCTTTTAATATCGACATTCAATTAAACATGTCAAATAATGATTCATTAATAAATTGTGTTTTTGATTATCAACCAATATTTGATAGAATACAGGGTGCACATAATTTTTATCCACTAAAAAATTCTGCTTTACCTTTAGATTTCTTTTTTGATTCGAGTCAACGATTTAAAGATTTTGCACTAAATACAATGGCGTTTGTAGGCTCACATGTTGGAGATGAGTCTTCTGCAAGAGGAAATCGCGAATGTGTAACATTAGAAATACAGAGAAATATGACAATAAATACACAAGCAAAAATTCTTTTTGCAACAAATTTAATAGATTGAGTTGTCATCGGTAATGCATTTGCATCAGACGAAGAATTGACAAAATTAGCACAAGTTAGCAAACATTTCATTTCTATAGACATACCAGAATCTACAAAAATTACTACAGAAGAAGAAAATTTATTATTAGAAATGTTGCATTTTAGAAGAGGAGATATATCTTCCGTTTTTATACGTTCAACACAAGGACGTGAAAAATTTAAAGAAGTAAAAATGCCTGCTCATAATACAAAAAAAGAATATAAAATCGGAGATGTTGCAATTCTAAATGATTTAGCTGGACATTATAAAAATGAAGTACATATATTTTTACAAGATTATATAGATGAAAAAGGTGAATATAATTTTATTTTTAATCTTGAAGAGCAAATTTATTTATTAGATTTTATTTTACCGTGAAGTAAATTTAGATTTAGAAAATAA